One Osmerus mordax isolate fOsmMor3 chromosome 26, fOsmMor3.pri, whole genome shotgun sequence DNA segment encodes these proteins:
- the LOC136936181 gene encoding LOW QUALITY PROTEIN: phosphatidylinositol 4,5-bisphosphate 3-kinase catalytic subunit alpha isoform-like (The sequence of the model RefSeq protein was modified relative to this genomic sequence to represent the inferred CDS: inserted 3 bases in 3 codons; deleted 3 bases in 3 codons): MPPRPSSGELWGIHLMPPRILVDCLLPNGMILTMECLREATLVTVKHELFKEARKYPLPHLLQEETCYIFVSVTQEAEREEFYDETKRLCDLRLFQPFLKVIEPVGNREEKILNREIGFAIGMPVCEFDLVKDPEVQDFRRNILSVCKDAVELRDAHGCHSRALYVYPPNVESTLELPKHIYSKLDKGQIIVVIWVIVSPNKDKQKYTLKINHDCVPEQVIAEAIRKKTRSMLLSPEQLKMCVQEYQGKYILKVCGCDEYLLEKYPLSQYKYIRSCIMLGRLPNLMLMAKDSLYSQLPLDTFTMPSYSRRISTATPYMNGEASTKSLWTINGTLRIRVLCATYVNVNIRDIDKIYVRTGIYHGGEQMCDNVNTQRVPCSNPRWNEWLTYDMYIPDIPRAARLCLSICSVKGRKGAKEEHCPLAWGNVNLFDYTHTLVAGKMALNLWPVPHGLEDLLNPIGVTGSNPNKETPCLELEFDYFSSPVKFPDMAAVEDHANWTISRELGFNYSQSGQSNRVARDHALMDSDLEQLRLLSNRDALSEITEQEKDFLWRHRHYCVNIPEILPKILLAVKWNSRDEVAQMYCLLKDWPAIRPEQAMELLDCNYPDPGIRDFAVRCLEKYLTDDKLSQYLIQLVQVLKYEQYLDNTLVRFLLKKALTNQRIGHFFFWHLKSEMHNKTVSQRFGLLLESYCRACGMYLKHLSRQVEAMEKLINLTDILKQEKKDETQKVQMKFLVEQMRRPDYMDALQSFTSPLNPAHQLGNLRLEECRIMSSAKRPLWLNWENPDIMSELLFQNNEIIFKNGDDLRQDMLTLQIIRIMENIWQNQGLDLRMLPYGCLSIGDCVGLIEVVRSSHTIMQIQCKGGLKGALQFNSSTLHQWLKDKNKGEMYDMAIDLFTRSCAGYCVATFILGIGDRHNSNIMVKDDGQLFHIDFGHFLDHKKTKFGYKRERVPXVLTQDFLIVISKGTQECXKTREFERFQETCYKAYLAIRQHANLFINLFSMMLGSGMPELQSFDDIAYIRKTLALDKTEQEALDYFMKQMNDAHHGGWTTXMDWIFHTIRQHALN, encoded by the exons ATGCCCCCCCGGCCATCCTCCGGGGAGCTATGGGGCATCCACCTGATGCCCCCCCGGATCTTGGTGGACTGCCTGCTGCCCAACGGCATGATCCTGACCATGGAGTGCCTGCGCGAGGCCACGCTCGTCACCGTCAAGCACGAGCTGTTCAAGGAGGCCCGCAAGtaccccctgccccacctccttcAGGAGGAGACGTGCTACATCTTCGTCAGCGTCACCCAGGAAGCCGAGCGCGAGGAGTTCTACGACGAGACCAAGAGGCTGTGCGACCTCCGCCTCTTCCAGCCCTTCCTGAAGGTCATCGAGCCCGTGGGGAACCGCGAGGAGAAGATCCTCAACCGAGAAATCG GTTTTGCCATCGGTATGCCCGTGTGTGAGTTTGACCTGGTGAAGGACCCCGAGGTGcaggacttcaggaggaacatcCTGAGCGTGTGCAAAGACGCCGTGGAGCTCCGCGACGCCCACGGCTGTCACAGCCGAGCCCTGTACGTCTACCCGCCCAACGTGGAGTCCACCCTGGAGCTCCCCAAACACATCTACAGCAAACTGGACAAAG GTCAGATCATTGTGGTGATATGGGTGATTGTCTCCCCAAACAAGGACAAACAGAAGTACACGCTGAAGATCAACCACGACTGTGTACCAGAGCAG GTGATAGCGGAGGCCATCAGGAAGAAGACTCGCAGCATGCTGTTGTCTCCGGAGCAGCTGAAGATGTGCGTCCAGGAGTACCAGGGCAAGTACATCCTCAAGGTGTGCGGCTGCGACGAGTACCTCCTGGAGAAGTACCCCCTCAGCCAGTACAAG TACATACGGAGCTGTATAATGCTGGGGAGGTTGCCCAACCTGATGCTGATGGCCAAGGACAGCCTGTACTCCCAGCTGCCGCTGGACACCTTCACCATGCCGTCCTACTCGCGGCGCATCTCCACGGCCACGCCCTACATGAACGGCGAGGCCTCCACCAAGTCCCTGTGGACCATCAACGGCACACTGAGGATCCGTGTGCTCTGCGCCACCTACGTCAACGTCAACATCCGAGACATAGACAAG ATCTACGTGCGGACTGGCATCTACCACGGAGGAGAGCAGATGTGTGACAACGTCAACACCCAGCGGGTGCCCTGCTCCAACCCCAG gTGGAACGAGTGGCTCACCTATGACATGTACATCCCCGACATCCCCCGCGCCGCTCgcctctgcctctccatctGCTCCGTGAAAGGAAGAAAAGGGGCCAAGGAG GAGCATTGTCCCTTGGCATGGGGCAATGTCAACCTgtttgactacacacacaccctggtggcAGGGAAAATGGCTCTCAACCTTTGGCCTGTCCCCCATGGCCTGGAGGATCTGCTCAACCCCATAGGAGTCACCGGCTCCAACCCCAACAAG GAAACGCCTTGCCTGGAGCTGGAGTTTGACTACTTCAGCAGCCCGGTCAAGTTCCCCGACATGGCTGCTGTGGAAGACCATGCCAACTGGACCATCTCCAGGGAGCTGGGCTTCAACTACAGCCAGTCTGGACAG AGTAACCGCGTGGCACGAGATCACGCGTTGATGGACAGCGACCTGGAGCAGCTGAGGCTGCTAAGCAACAGAGACGCTCTGTCTGAGATCACTGAGCAGGAGAAGGACTTCCTCTGGAGGCACAG ACACTACTGCGTGAACATACCTGAGATCCTACCCAAGATCCTCCTGGCGGTCAAATGGAACTCCAGGGACGAAGTAGCACAG ATGTATTGTCTTCTGAAAGACTGGCCGGCTATCAGGCCAGAGCAGGCCATGGAGCTGCTGGACTGCAACTACCCAGACCCTGGCATCCGGGACTTTGCCGTGCGCTGTCTGGAGAAGTACCTGACGGATGACAAGCTGTCCCAGTACCTCATCCAGCTGGTCCAG gtTCTGAAGTATGAGCAGTACCTGGATAACACATTAGTACGG TTCCTATTGAAAAAGGCTTTGACCAACCAAAGGATAGGACACTTCTTTTTCTGGCACTTAAA GTCCGAGATGCACAACAAGACGGTGAGTCAGCGCTTCGGCCTGCTGCTGGAGTCGTACTGCCGGGCGTGCGGCATGTACCTGAAGCACCTGAGCAGGCAGGTGGAGGCCATGGAGAAGCTCATCAACCTCACCGACATCCTCAAACAGGAGAAGAAGGACGAG ACGCAGAAg GTCCAGATGAAGTTCCTTGTGGAGCAGATGAGGAGGCCGGACTACATGGATGCCCTGCAGAGCTTTACCTCTCCTCTCAATCCGGCCCACCAGCTGGGAAATCTCCG gcTGGAGGAGTGCAGGATCATGTCCTCTGCCAAGCGG CCCCTGTGGCTCAACTGGGAGAACCCAGACATCATGTCGGAGCTGCTCTTCCAGAACAACGAGATCATCTTCAAGAACGGAGACG atctGAGGCAGGACATGTTGACGCTGCAGATCATCAGAATCATGGAGAACATCTGGCAGAACCAGGGACTTGACCTCAG GATGCTGCCCTACGGCTGCCTGTCCATAGGGGACTGCGTGGGCCTGATCGAGGTGGTGCGCAGCTCCCACACCATCATGCAGATCCAGTGTAAAGGAGGCCTGAAGGGGGCGCTGCAGTTCAACAGCTCCACACTGCACCAGTGGCTCAAGGACAAGAACAAGGgagagat gtacgaCATGGCCATAGACCTGTTCACGCGGTCCTGCGCGGGCTACTGTGTGGCCACCTTTATCCTGGGGATAGGAGACAGGCACAACAGCAACATCATGGTCAAAGACGACGGGCAG CTGTTCCACATCGACTTCGGTCACTTCCTCGACCACAAGAAGACGAAGTTTGGCTACAAGCGCGAGCGGGTTC TCGTGCTGACTCAGGACTTCCTCATAGTCATCAGCAAAGGCACTCAGGAGT ACAAGACCAGGGAGTTTGAGAG gttTCAGGAGACGTGCTACAAGGCCTACCTGGCCATCCGTCAGCACGCCAACCTCTTCATCAACCTGTTCTCCATGATGCTGGGCTCGGGCATGCCCGAGCTGCAGAGCTTCGACGACATCGCCTACATCAGGAAGACCCTGGCCCTGGACAAGACGGAGCAGGAGGCCCTGGACTACTTCATGAAGCAGATGAACGACGCCCACCACGGGGGCTGGACCA AGATGGACTGGATCTTCCACACCATCCGCCAGCACGCCCTCAACTGA
- the s100p gene encoding calcium-activated potassium channel subunit beta-2: MFLWAGSKGVQGGGSERRAVYQSIREYDVLDKRKTVTALRAGEDRAILLGLSMVLMSVMMYFVLGITLVRSYSDSVWTEESSCTVLNSTIVGDVNCSYSCGSECWKNSRYPCLQVYVSLNSSGKVLRLAHNEEAQDSNPECFYVPKCRKDYAAAVAMATNISERLGRQQTVPCYSDPEQREDSAILTRLYGQLAVFHSLFWPTCTLIGGTAIVAMVKLTQYLSIMCDQASRIGR, translated from the exons ATGTTCCTCTGGGCAGGAAGTAAAGGagtgcagggaggaggaagtgagaggag GGCCGTCTACCAGAGTATCCGTGAGTATGACGTGTTGGACAAGAGGAAGACGGTGACGGCGCTGAGGGCGGGGGAGGACAGAGCCATACTGCTGGGCCTCAGCATGGTCCTCATGTCCGTCATGATGTACTTCGTGCTGGGCATCACCCTGGTGCGCTCCTACTCTGAcag cgtCTGGACCGAGGAGTCCAGCTGCACGGTGCTCAACTCCACCATCGTGGGGGACGTCAACTGCAGCTACAGCTGCGGCTCGGAGTGCTGGAAGAACTCGCGCTACCCCTGCCTGCAGGTCTACGTCAGCCTCAACTCCTCGGGGAAGGTGCTCCGTCTGGCCCACAACGAGGAGGCCCAGGACAGCAACCCCGAG tgttTCTACGTGCCCAAGTGTCGCAAGGACTACGCCGCCGCCGTCGCCATGGCGACGAACATCTCGGAGCGGCTCGGGAGGCAGCAGACGGTGCCGTGCTACTCGGACCCCGAGCAGCGGGAGGACAGCGCCATCCTGACCCGCCTCTACGGGCAGCTCGCCGTCTTCCACTCCCTCTTCTGGCCCACCTGCACCCTGATCGGCGGGACCGCCATCGTCGCCATGGTGAAGCTCACGCAGTACCTGTCGATCATGTGCGACCAGGCGAGCCGGATCGGCAGGTGA
- the zmat3 gene encoding zinc finger matrin-type protein 3, with protein sequence MALHVKNRDAYYQSADYCRNFGTHPLNYGDSSHYFGRLAGPEALLKPPLGLFGHHQQQPFQTMGPPPTLGPPPVAAPASVQPQEDDPLLGEEESDSTLEDMCKPLYCKLCNVTLNSAQQAQAHYQGKNHSKKLRNFYAGSQQPPPIRIPESTEPVTQQPLPTSSTESVPSKQPVPLSFKGASRVILATENDYCKLCDASFSSPAVAQAHYQGKNHAKRLRLAEAQQACSTIDPSESTQRRQKKEGSEYRLVKNRRTLQVSAAMPGPYYNPRPRQRIPRDLAMCVTPSGQFYCSMCNCGAGEEPHFRLHLESKQHKSKVSEQRYRSEMETLGYT encoded by the exons ATGGCGTTGCATGTGAAGAACAGAGATGCTTATTATCAAAGTGCAGATTACTGCAGGAATTTCGGCACTCATCCTCTGAACTATGGAGATAGCAGCCATTATTTCGGTCGTTTGGCAG ggcCTGAGGCTCTGCTGAAGCCTCCACTGGGCCTGTTTGGGCACCACCAACAGCAGCCGTTCCAGACCATGGGGCCTCCACCCACCCTGGGGCCCCCGCCTGTG GCAGCCCCAGCCAGCGTCCAACCCCAGGAAGATGACCCTCTACTGGGGGAAGAGGAGTCCGATTCCACCCTGGAAGACATGTGTAAGCCTCTCTACTGCAAGCTGTGTAACGTCACGCTCAACTCTGCACAGCAAGCACAGGCCCACTATCAG GGCAAAAACCACTCTAAGAAGCTAAGGAACTTCTACGCTGGAAGCCAGCAGCCTCCACCAATCAGAATACCCGAGAGCACAGAGCCAGTTACCCAGcaacctctccccacctcctcaacAGAGAGTGTGCCTTCAAAGCAG CCAGTGCCACTGTCTTTCAAGGGGGCCAGTCGGGTGATCCTGGCCACAGAGAACGACTACTGTAAGCTGTGCGACGCCTCCTTCAGCTCCCCCGCAGTGGCGCAGGCCCACTACCAGGGGAAGAACCACGCCAAGAGGCTGAGGCTGGCCGAGGCCCAGCAGGCCTGCAGCACCAT AGACCCGTCCGAGTCTACCCAGCGGCGTCAGAAGAAGGAGGGGAGTGAGTACCGACTGGTCAAAAACCGAAGGACCCTGCAGGTGTCCGCCGCAATGCCAg GCCCGTACTACAACCCGCGGCCGAGGCAGCGCATCCCGCGGGACCTGGCCATGTGCGTGACGCCCAGCGGCCAGTTCTACTGCTCCATGTGCAACTGCGGCGCCGGGGAGGAGCCCCACTTCCGTCTGCACCTGGAGAGCAAGCAGCACAAGAGCAAGGTGTCGGAGCAGCGCTACCGCAGCGAGATGGAGACCCTGGGCTACAcgtag